A part of Candidatus Bathyarchaeia archaeon genomic DNA contains:
- a CDS encoding ankyrin repeat domain-containing protein produces MQTTNAHLSTDVVREFVIAGHGNLEKVKRMLEENPGLLNVAYPWSESDHETAIQGAAQVGSVPVANYLLENGVPLEICTAAMLGRRDEVEKRIRENSDNVNSTGAHSIPLLPHAAWSGDLELVQYLFKNGARSGSSLALHNAVSRGHYDLVVWLVENAIPDVGAKNFQGKSPLSVAVESKRESIAQFLREHGAKE; encoded by the coding sequence GTGCAAACGACGAACGCCCATCTCTCAACTGACGTAGTCAGGGAATTCGTGATCGCTGGCCATGGAAACCTTGAGAAGGTAAAGAGAATGCTTGAGGAAAATCCAGGGCTACTTAACGTAGCGTACCCTTGGAGCGAGAGTGATCATGAGACCGCGATTCAAGGGGCAGCGCAAGTTGGCAGCGTGCCGGTCGCGAACTATTTGTTGGAAAACGGAGTACCCCTTGAAATCTGCACTGCCGCGATGCTCGGACGAAGAGATGAGGTGGAAAAGAGAATTAGAGAGAATTCTGACAACGTCAACTCGACCGGAGCACACAGCATTCCTCTCTTACCTCATGCCGCCTGGAGCGGCGACCTCGAACTTGTCCAGTACCTCTTCAAGAATGGTGCCAGAAGTGGATCGTCATTGGCACTTCATAACGCGGTCTCGAGAGGCCACTATGACTTGGTTGTCTGGCTGGTCGAGAACGCAATCCCTGATGTCGGTGCAAAGAACTTTCAGGGAAAGTCGCCGCTATCGGTTGCTGTCGAAAGCAAGCGGGAATCAATTGCTCAATTCTTGCGAGAGCACGGGGCCAAGGAATAG
- a CDS encoding HEAT repeat domain-containing protein — MKSITQNKTPRAPPDYSKDFETLEKMEWAFSKGDIDYFKTVLYRSPSLLLRIHTVCMLADMKDERAVPMLCETLKADPSPLVRHEAAFSLGQLEFKSSVPALLEAMADDESVLVRHESAVALGSIGDETARSGLIDRLQDRDEDVRLSAEVALADLDFLKRLRARTSRG; from the coding sequence TTGAAGTCAATCACCCAGAACAAAACGCCAAGAGCGCCTCCAGATTACTCGAAGGATTTTGAGACCCTCGAGAAGATGGAATGGGCGTTTTCGAAAGGAGACATCGATTACTTCAAGACCGTCCTATACAGAAGCCCAAGCCTTCTCCTCCGGATACACACCGTCTGCATGCTAGCAGATATGAAGGACGAAAGGGCTGTTCCCATGCTATGCGAGACATTGAAAGCGGATCCAAGCCCCCTAGTGAGGCATGAGGCCGCATTTTCCCTTGGTCAGCTAGAGTTCAAGTCTTCAGTCCCGGCTCTCCTCGAAGCCATGGCAGACGATGAGAGCGTCCTGGTAAGACATGAATCAGCGGTCGCGCTCGGGTCAATCGGAGATGAAACAGCTCGCTCCGGCCTGATCGACAGACTTCAAGACCGGGATGAGGACGTAAGATTGTCAGCTGAGGTTGCGCTAGCGGATCTTGATTTTCTGAAGCGTCTTAGGGCACGAACCAGCAGAGGATAA
- a CDS encoding class I SAM-dependent methyltransferase family protein has translation MSRSETESAIEQESFSLQIPKKKGQTAIQLLTTLSLLNRRLAPQTVDNILHIPLSRKPLAEDQRRLQRELGELALSHERFPSRTQGAISLDEALSQTLPSNIASVVSKSFDIIGDIAIIELSAKSKPFERIIADALMKVHKNIKAVYSKDGPISDIQRLRPLHHILGTNRTETIHKELGCRFKIDISKAFFSPRLSTEHSRVAEQVRPGECVVDMFAGVGPFSILIAKRLKDIRVHAIDANPDAVKLANENVRLNKVQGRITVWAGDARVIVKNNLSGAATRVIMNHPSHAREFLEEACQALRREGGIVHYYTFADGPNSESKASKEFVDGIRDFGWKIERIVETRKVRGVAPVKWQVAVDARLELA, from the coding sequence TTGAGCCGAAGTGAAACTGAGTCGGCCATTGAGCAAGAGAGCTTTTCTCTCCAGATTCCCAAGAAAAAAGGTCAAACTGCAATACAACTGCTGACAACGCTGAGCCTACTCAACAGAAGACTCGCGCCTCAGACCGTCGACAATATTCTTCACATCCCGCTCTCTCGAAAGCCACTCGCGGAAGATCAGAGAAGACTTCAGAGAGAGTTGGGCGAACTAGCCCTGTCACACGAGAGATTTCCATCAAGAACCCAGGGTGCGATTTCGCTGGACGAAGCGCTGTCTCAGACTCTTCCGTCGAACATCGCCTCCGTGGTATCGAAATCATTCGATATAATCGGCGACATAGCGATCATTGAACTCTCTGCTAAGTCCAAGCCCTTCGAGAGAATAATCGCTGATGCATTGATGAAAGTGCACAAGAACATCAAAGCGGTCTACTCAAAGGATGGCCCCATCAGCGACATCCAACGACTGAGGCCCCTCCATCATATCCTTGGAACTAATCGGACCGAGACGATACACAAGGAGCTAGGTTGCCGCTTCAAGATCGACATATCGAAGGCGTTCTTCTCCCCGCGTCTCTCCACCGAGCATAGCAGAGTGGCTGAACAAGTCCGACCAGGCGAGTGCGTCGTAGACATGTTCGCGGGAGTGGGGCCGTTCTCGATCCTAATTGCAAAACGTTTGAAGGATATTCGAGTCCATGCGATCGACGCGAATCCTGATGCCGTGAAGCTCGCAAATGAAAACGTGAGGCTAAACAAGGTCCAGGGTAGGATAACGGTGTGGGCCGGCGACGCTCGAGTCATCGTGAAGAATAATCTCTCCGGCGCCGCTACTCGAGTAATAATGAATCACCCGTCGCATGCGAGAGAGTTTCTAGAAGAGGCGTGCCAAGCGCTGAGACGTGAGGGAGGAATCGTGCACTACTATACCTTCGCAGATGGTCCCAATAGTGAATCAAAAGCTAGCAAAGAATTCGTTGACGGCATCCGCGACTTCGGTTGGAAGATCGAGAGGATCGTTGAGACTCGCAAAGTCCGAGGTGTTGCCCCTGTGAAGTGGCAGGTGGCTGTAGACGCAAGGCTTGAGCTGGCCTAG
- the fen gene encoding flap endonuclease-1: MGVDLGDIVTRAKASLDEFSGKTFAVDAYNALYQFLAIIRGPTGEPLMDRQSRVTSHLSGLLYRTTNLAERGIRLVYVFDGKPPSLKDAEIKRRHVVKVEAKTRYESALSTGKFEEAKRYAQATSSLKDLMIDDAHKLLQFLGIPIVQAPSEGEAQAAHMATRGDVWAAVSQDYDSLLFGAQRLVRNLAISGKRKLPMREAYVQVEPEVVELGSTLQALQLSREQLVDLGILIGTDFNPDGFRGIGPKTALKLIKGYGMIEKVAEANKEVVAPRELDRIREIFLKPAVTSEYALKWREPDVEGLVRFLCGERDFNEERVRTAVERAKVAMANQTGRQTLESFFGS, translated from the coding sequence TTGGGCGTTGATCTAGGCGACATAGTCACTCGGGCAAAAGCATCTCTCGACGAGTTTTCAGGAAAGACCTTTGCCGTCGATGCATACAATGCGCTCTATCAGTTTCTCGCGATAATTCGCGGGCCTACTGGCGAGCCTCTAATGGATCGCCAAAGTCGAGTTACGAGTCACCTCAGTGGGCTTCTCTATAGAACGACCAACTTAGCAGAACGAGGAATCAGACTCGTCTATGTCTTCGACGGTAAGCCTCCGAGCCTCAAAGACGCTGAGATCAAGAGGAGGCACGTTGTCAAGGTCGAAGCCAAGACCAGATACGAATCTGCGCTATCAACTGGGAAGTTTGAGGAGGCAAAGCGGTACGCCCAGGCGACCTCTAGCCTCAAAGACCTGATGATCGATGACGCTCACAAGCTTCTCCAGTTTCTAGGCATTCCGATCGTGCAAGCTCCGTCTGAGGGTGAAGCTCAGGCTGCTCACATGGCTACGCGCGGAGATGTTTGGGCCGCGGTGAGTCAAGATTACGATTCTCTTCTCTTCGGAGCTCAGCGACTCGTTCGGAATCTCGCGATTAGTGGAAAGAGAAAGCTGCCCATGAGGGAGGCCTACGTTCAAGTTGAACCGGAAGTTGTTGAGCTCGGATCGACTTTGCAAGCTTTGCAACTCTCACGAGAACAACTTGTAGACTTGGGAATTCTCATTGGGACAGATTTCAACCCTGACGGCTTCAGGGGAATCGGGCCAAAAACAGCTCTGAAATTGATCAAGGGGTATGGAATGATCGAGAAGGTCGCAGAGGCAAACAAAGAGGTTGTCGCCCCGCGAGAGTTGGACAGGATCCGCGAGATCTTCCTAAAGCCCGCGGTTACTTCGGAGTATGCTCTGAAATGGCGCGAGCCTGATGTCGAAGGCCTTGTGCGATTCCTTTGTGGAGAAAGAGACTTCAACGAAGAAAGAGTCAGAACTGCGGTGGAGAGAGCTAAGGTGGCGATGGCTAATCAAACTGGAAGACAGACACTTGAGTCATTCTTCGGTAGCTAG
- the larB gene encoding nickel pincer cofactor biosynthesis protein LarB: MSLKKFEQSRKLFEKKDRLLAVVSLSRFAKLDIGREKRKGLPEVILAEGKLPGDVVRISQAMVRRTGRAIISRSDSLQVRALRSSINGGSKIEFFSRSRMIIVKSKNYRSRRSGGRVGILTAGTSDIPVAEEVEIIAREMGCETRSFFDVGVAGIHRLFQPVQDLLKWDCDVIVVVAGREGALPTVVAGIVDVPVIGVPTSKSYGFGEKGLAALSAMLQSCSLGMAVVNIDGGVGAGAIAALIANRVGSYRSWRELATR, translated from the coding sequence GTGTCCCTGAAGAAGTTTGAGCAAAGTCGAAAACTCTTCGAGAAGAAGGATAGGCTGCTTGCCGTCGTGAGCCTATCCCGGTTTGCGAAGCTTGACATTGGTCGAGAAAAACGCAAAGGTCTCCCTGAGGTTATTCTGGCAGAGGGCAAGCTTCCCGGTGACGTGGTGAGGATTAGCCAGGCGATGGTAAGACGGACTGGTCGAGCCATCATAAGCCGTTCTGATAGTCTCCAGGTTCGCGCCCTCAGGTCCAGTATCAATGGAGGGTCGAAGATTGAGTTCTTTTCACGCTCTCGAATGATCATTGTAAAGTCGAAGAATTACCGCTCAAGGCGTAGCGGAGGCAGAGTGGGGATATTGACGGCAGGCACTTCCGACATACCAGTCGCTGAAGAGGTCGAAATTATCGCCAGAGAGATGGGGTGTGAGACTAGATCGTTCTTTGATGTAGGGGTAGCCGGTATTCATCGGCTCTTCCAGCCTGTTCAGGATCTCCTGAAGTGGGATTGTGACGTCATAGTGGTGGTTGCCGGTAGAGAAGGGGCCCTCCCTACCGTGGTAGCTGGAATTGTTGATGTTCCAGTCATAGGTGTTCCGACATCAAAGAGTTACGGGTTTGGAGAGAAGGGACTAGCTGCGCTCTCTGCCATGTTGCAATCTTGCTCCTTAGGAATGGCTGTGGTCAATATCGACGGAGGGGTTGGTGCGGGAGCTATCGCGGCTCTGATCGCAAACCGCGTAGGTTCATACAGATCATGGAGAGAATTAGCCACCAGATAA
- the larE gene encoding ATP-dependent sacrificial sulfur transferase LarE gives MLTESTNLDLQTKIEKAVHIISQLNGAIVALSAGVDSSLVAVLAHKALGNRTVAVTAISESLARGEIDIAERTAKHIGIKHVTVTTDEVHNEKYKSNPSDRCYYCKDTLYRELRSEANKARFEAILDGTQLDDFGETRPGLLAAREAGVRSPLAEAGFSKRDVREAARFFGLEVWDKPAMPCLSSRIPHGEGITVQKLSQVGEAESMVRQLSGARDIRVRHHGEVAAIEVAPEELRLFHQDGLMNQVEKELRLLGFTKVTLGLRKYPNRQTRITLGQDRILPIIEGPSH, from the coding sequence TTGCTTACCGAGTCGACGAATCTAGATCTGCAAACGAAGATAGAGAAGGCGGTTCATATTATCAGCCAGCTTAACGGAGCCATCGTTGCATTATCCGCTGGAGTCGACAGTTCATTAGTAGCAGTGCTGGCGCACAAGGCTCTGGGAAATCGGACTGTCGCAGTAACTGCTATCTCCGAATCTCTGGCCCGTGGAGAAATAGACATCGCAGAAAGAACTGCGAAACATATCGGCATCAAACACGTCACTGTGACAACTGATGAAGTGCACAACGAAAAATACAAGTCGAATCCCTCCGACCGATGCTATTACTGCAAGGACACCCTTTACCGCGAACTCAGGAGCGAAGCTAATAAAGCGAGATTCGAGGCAATTCTTGATGGAACTCAGCTTGATGATTTTGGTGAAACAAGGCCAGGACTTCTCGCAGCTAGGGAAGCCGGTGTGAGGAGCCCACTCGCCGAGGCTGGCTTCTCCAAGAGAGATGTGCGGGAAGCTGCCCGATTTTTCGGGCTTGAGGTGTGGGACAAGCCAGCCATGCCTTGTCTATCATCCAGGATACCTCATGGGGAGGGGATCACCGTTCAGAAACTATCTCAAGTTGGAGAAGCGGAGTCAATGGTCAGACAACTGAGCGGTGCCCGAGACATCAGGGTAAGACATCATGGAGAAGTGGCGGCCATTGAAGTAGCTCCGGAAGAGTTACGATTATTTCATCAAGATGGCTTGATGAACCAGGTCGAGAAAGAACTGAGACTTCTTGGGTTCACGAAAGTGACTCTCGGCCTTCGCAAGTATCCAAACCGACAGACAAGGATAACACTTGGCCAAGACCGAATACTTCCTATCATAGAGGGTCCAAGCCATTGA
- the psmB gene encoding archaeal proteasome endopeptidase complex subunit beta, translating to MTTTIGVVCKDGVVLTTDTRATMGSFVAHKHAKKVYRIDHHLAMTIAGTVGDAQALVEMLRANSSLYRLDLARPIPVNSAARLVSNILFGARYYPLGVQALIGGVDDSGGHIFALDPLGSMMEEKYVSTGSGSPVAYGVLESEWKDTMNVKESVPIVVRAIDSAMKRDSASGDSFDVALITKEGYRELSEDEKKHILHA from the coding sequence TTGACAACTACGATCGGAGTTGTTTGCAAGGATGGAGTTGTACTTACGACAGACACGAGAGCCACGATGGGCTCTTTCGTCGCCCACAAACATGCTAAGAAAGTCTACAGAATCGATCATCACCTAGCAATGACAATTGCGGGGACCGTAGGAGATGCACAAGCATTGGTGGAAATGCTTAGGGCCAACTCCTCGCTGTACAGACTTGACTTAGCGAGGCCAATTCCAGTCAACTCCGCCGCTAGACTAGTGTCAAACATCCTCTTCGGTGCGCGATATTATCCACTCGGCGTCCAAGCCCTTATCGGCGGGGTGGACGACAGCGGTGGCCACATCTTCGCACTAGATCCTCTCGGAAGCATGATGGAGGAGAAATACGTCTCAACGGGATCAGGATCGCCGGTTGCATACGGGGTCCTTGAGTCCGAATGGAAAGACACGATGAACGTGAAGGAATCCGTCCCTATAGTCGTCAGGGCTATCGATTCCGCGATGAAACGAGACTCAGCGAGCGGGGATAGCTTCGACGTTGCCCTAATCACGAAGGAAGGATACCGAGAACTGTCAGAGGACGAAAAGAAGCACATCCTCCACGCCTGA